In Crassostrea angulata isolate pt1a10 chromosome 4, ASM2561291v2, whole genome shotgun sequence, one genomic interval encodes:
- the LOC128180992 gene encoding proteoglycan 4-like: MSTRKLVSVSVTRNGVTTKIPCTQEVADMLMSKEIDSKVKEIIVNELMLSPSTPPSTGETSMLPSPSTPPLPGPSTPSLPGPSKPSLPGPSKPSLPGPQTPSLPGPSTPSLPGPSKPSLPGPQTPSLPGPSAQDEDTNEKWDVQSIKLLKKSFHDIERTSKPLKNKWQKVASEVNRVGGYSFSAEKCRLKIKGLKSKYERQKKKNNTSGESPASDEDDEDFDVFEKIPDMKPKAVLESGTGTSKKRPAADDSSSEETEPLPVKKRVHPKRSAEILQVMLKDLMEKREEKAEQRHQEKLATANSLIEVLKELAKK; encoded by the exons ATGTCTACAAGGAAACTTGTATCTGTCTCTGTGACAAGAAATGGTGTCACTACTAAAATTCCCTGTACCCAAGAAGTTGCAGACATGCTGATGTCCAAGGAAATAG ATTCAAAGGTGAAAGAAATAATTGTAAATGAACTGATGTTGTCTCCATCCACACCTCCATCTACTGGAGAGACATCAATGTTGCCTAGTCCTTCAACACCACCATTGCCTGGTCCTTCAACACCATCATTGCCTGGTCCTTCAAAACCATCATTGCCTGGTCCTTCAAAACCATCATTGCCTGGTCCCCAAACACCATCATTGCCTGGTCCTTCAACACCATCATTGCCTGGTCCTTCAAAACCATCATTGCCTGGTCCCCAAACACCATCATTGCCTGGTCCTTCAGCACAGGATGAAGATACAA ATGAAAAGTGGGATGTGCAAAGCATAAAGCTGTTGAAAAAGTCATTTCATGATATAGAAAGGACTTCAAAACCTCTCAAGAACAAGTGGCAGAAGGTGGCGTCTGAGGTCAATAGAGTCGGAGGGTACAGTTTTTCAGCAGAAAAATGCAGACTAAAAATAAAGGGtcttaaatcaaaatatgaacgtcagaagaaaaaaaacaacacttctGGTGAATCACCAGCTTCGGATGAAGATGATGAGGATTTCGATGTTTTTGAGAAAATACCGGATATGAAACCAAAAGCAGTTCTAGAATCTGGAACTGGAACCTCAAAAAAAAGGCCAGCTGCTGATGATTCATCTTCTGAAGAAACAGAGCCTCTACCAG TGAAAAAGAGAGTCCATCCGAAAAGATCTGCAGAGATTTTGCAAGTCATGTTAAAAGACCTGATGGAAAAACGAGAAGAAAAAGCAGAACAAAGACATCAGGAAAAACTTGCCACTGCAAACTCCCTCATAGAAGTCCTGAAAGAGTtggcaaaaaaataa